From Bacteroidales bacterium, the proteins below share one genomic window:
- a CDS encoding DUF1573 domain-containing protein, with amino-acid sequence MKKLLYVSVLLSFISYGTINAQKKPVVKFEKLEHDFGKIKEEGGNVKYRFIFTNQGDDTLKLLSVKPGCGCTPVDWTKTGVMPKKSGYIDVEYNPKGRPGVFNKGVAVTTNDPTMPSLSLTVKGEVLPKEKTIADLYPVVMGNLRLVNSNINLGNVNNTEVRTDTLKLYNEWNKPMNIGFGALPVYMQAKAIPEVLKPKQKGIILVTYDVTKRNEFGYVFDQLLISTNDSLQAEKRLHVSLNINEDFSKLTPAELADAPIMKFENTTYNFDKAKQGEKVECTFVFKNEGVNDLIIRKVKASCGCTATNPEKTILKKGESSKITATFNTAGRTGKQYKTVTVISNDPVNSTVSLTLEGTVEAPASGETPQK; translated from the coding sequence ATGAAAAAATTATTATATGTTAGTGTGCTGTTATCATTTATCAGTTATGGCACCATTAATGCGCAGAAAAAACCTGTCGTTAAATTTGAAAAACTGGAGCATGATTTCGGAAAAATTAAAGAAGAGGGTGGCAATGTAAAATACCGTTTTATTTTTACTAATCAGGGTGATGACACTCTCAAACTACTCAGCGTAAAACCCGGATGTGGATGCACCCCTGTTGACTGGACCAAAACCGGAGTAATGCCAAAAAAATCAGGGTACATTGATGTAGAATATAATCCTAAAGGCCGCCCCGGAGTTTTTAATAAGGGTGTCGCTGTAACAACAAACGACCCCACAATGCCCAGCCTAAGCCTGACCGTTAAAGGGGAAGTGCTTCCCAAAGAGAAAACAATAGCCGACCTGTATCCTGTTGTGATGGGAAATCTCAGACTTGTTAACTCAAACATCAACCTCGGCAATGTTAATAATACTGAAGTTAGAACTGACACACTGAAATTATATAATGAGTGGAACAAGCCTATGAATATCGGATTTGGCGCCTTACCGGTTTATATGCAGGCAAAGGCAATACCCGAAGTGTTAAAACCTAAGCAAAAAGGTATAATTTTAGTTACTTATGATGTTACCAAACGTAACGAGTTTGGATATGTTTTCGACCAGCTTTTAATATCTACAAATGACAGTTTACAGGCGGAAAAAAGATTGCATGTGAGCCTGAATATTAATGAAGACTTTTCAAAACTTACTCCAGCGGAACTTGCCGATGCCCCAATCATGAAGTTTGAGAATACCACTTACAATTTTGATAAGGCCAAACAGGGTGAGAAAGTTGAGTGCACCTTTGTTTTCAAAAATGAAGGAGTGAACGACCTTATTATTCGCAAGGTAAAGGCCAGTTGCGGATGTACAGCCACGAATCCGGAAAAAACCATATTAAAAAAAGGCGAGTCAAGTAAAATCACTGCAACTTTCAATACGGCAGGAAGAACAGGGAAACAATACAAAACCGTTACTGTTATTAGCAACGATCCGGTAAATTCAACAGTTTCCCTGACACTGGAAGGGACGGTAGAAGCCCCTGCAAGCGGAGAAACTCCTCAGAAATAA
- the cysC gene encoding adenylyl-sulfate kinase — MPAFSERCDLITSPVDGHAYKPKVIWFTGLSGAGKTTLANALQTFFKQKGLPCVNFDGDILRKGINKDLGYSDNDRMENIRRASEIAKLFIAQQTFVICSFITPLESMRFMAEEIISHEKFILVYVNCSLDVCEQRDVKGMYQQARKGSIKDFTGIHSLYEPPIQPDIEINSGQWELQQSISFLTEKVQLLII, encoded by the coding sequence ATGCCGGCATTTTCAGAAAGATGTGATTTAATAACAAGTCCTGTGGATGGCCATGCTTATAAACCTAAAGTTATCTGGTTTACAGGCTTGTCAGGAGCGGGAAAAACTACTCTTGCCAATGCGTTGCAAACATTTTTCAAACAAAAAGGTTTGCCCTGTGTGAATTTTGATGGCGATATTCTCCGCAAAGGGATAAACAAAGACCTCGGATACTCTGATAATGACCGTATGGAAAATATCCGGCGTGCCTCCGAAATAGCAAAACTTTTTATTGCACAGCAAACTTTTGTCATCTGTAGTTTTATTACACCTTTGGAATCTATGCGCTTTATGGCAGAAGAAATCATAAGCCATGAAAAATTTATCCTTGTGTATGTAAATTGTAGCCTGGATGTTTGCGAACAACGTGATGTCAAAGGAATGTATCAACAAGCCCGCAAAGGTTCCATCAAGGATTTTACCGGTATCCATTCATTGTATGAGCCTCCGATTCAGCCGGATATTGAGATAAACAGCGGGCAATGGGAACTTCAGCAATCCATCAGCTTTCTTACCGAAAAGGTTCAACTTTTAATTATATAA
- the cysD gene encoding sulfate adenylyltransferase subunit CysD, which translates to MPSNQLNHIELLEAESIYVIREVAAQFQNPVLLFSGGKDSIVMFHLARKAFWPAQIPFPLLHIDTGHNFPETIKYRDNLIKKTGVRLIVAYVQETIDEGRAVEETGFYASRNVLQTITLLDAIEKNKIDAAMGGARRDEEKSRAKERFFSHRDDFGQWDPKNQRPELWNIFNGRKKQGEHFRVFPLSNWTEMDIWQYILKENIEMPSLYFSHDRDCFIRDGVIYAFSDFVKLKDTEKVERMHVRFRTIGDMTCTGGTLSTAINVYEIIQEVAATHETERGSRIDDKRSETAMEDRKKEGYF; encoded by the coding sequence ATGCCATCAAACCAGCTTAATCATATAGAACTTCTGGAAGCTGAATCCATTTATGTTATTCGCGAAGTTGCCGCGCAGTTTCAGAACCCTGTACTTTTATTCTCAGGAGGCAAAGATTCCATTGTTATGTTTCATCTTGCCCGTAAAGCATTCTGGCCTGCACAAATACCTTTCCCGTTATTGCATATTGACACGGGGCACAACTTTCCGGAAACCATTAAATACCGTGACAATTTAATAAAAAAAACGGGGGTACGTCTTATAGTGGCTTATGTACAGGAAACTATTGATGAGGGGCGTGCTGTGGAAGAAACCGGGTTTTATGCCAGCCGGAATGTTTTGCAAACCATCACCCTCCTTGACGCTATTGAAAAAAATAAAATTGATGCCGCTATGGGTGGCGCCCGCAGGGATGAGGAAAAATCACGTGCTAAAGAACGCTTCTTTTCTCATAGGGATGACTTCGGACAATGGGACCCTAAAAACCAGCGCCCCGAACTTTGGAATATTTTCAACGGAAGAAAAAAACAAGGCGAACATTTCAGGGTTTTCCCCTTGAGCAACTGGACAGAGATGGATATATGGCAATATATTTTAAAGGAAAATATCGAAATGCCTTCATTATATTTCTCCCATGACCGAGATTGTTTTATACGTGATGGAGTCATCTATGCTTTTTCTGATTTTGTAAAACTTAAGGACACAGAAAAAGTGGAACGGATGCATGTGCGTTTCCGTACTATTGGTGATATGACCTGTACAGGGGGAACACTTTCAACAGCCATCAACGTGTATGAGATTATTCAGGAAGTGGCAGCCACACATGAAACCGAAAGGGGAAGCCGCATTGACGACAAACGTTCTGAAACGGCTATGGAAGACCGCAAAAAAGAAGGATATTTTTAA